The following DNA comes from Hordeum vulgare subsp. vulgare chromosome 3H, MorexV3_pseudomolecules_assembly, whole genome shotgun sequence.
TTCAAATCATAtactttctaatgatataatttttagacTATACAACACATCTTATGTTGATCAAATTATAAATCTAATGATACCGTAAGCCTTATAAATCCGAAAGAAGGTAGTAACCGAAAAGAAGGAGTAGCTAGTTACTCATaccatgaataacatcataaatATCAAGATAAGATGAGTTACTATCTAATAAATAAAGTGTTACATGACATCACGTATATTAACTTTTTATTATAGAGATAGTAACATAGACGAgtaacatgtactccctccgttcctaaatgtaagtcttttaagaggtttcactaggggataatatacggatgtatatagacataatttagagtatagattcattcattttactccgtatgtagacacctaataatttttttaaaaagacttatatttaggaacgaagggagtatatatcaatagtcactagtggggacagggcctatagtcccggcccgtaaggggctttagtcccggttcaccaaccgggaccaaagaggcgggactaaaggcctaaccattattcccggccctgttccaagccgggaccaaaggtgctccacgtgggcgcctcggagcgccctccggggcaggccctttagtcccgggtcttaacacggaccgggactaaaggatccgtctgtttattttgtttgtttgacccaaaaaggtcccttatttatttatttttcaaattttatttttgaatattctttgatttgtttttatgttttatttcaattttttaatatttgatttatttaacaatttaatctctaatcacccatcctcaccgtctaacttctcggccggtcacccatccattcactgcttcagcccgagcacgcttaacttcctggttctatcgcccctagttgccaagtctgcacttgttgttctcctcacaatagtaagctatcaatcctaaacaacctagggtttgatgtcatgtcacatgatttcattttttgaattcaaacaattattaaaataaacaaaataagtaataataatactgaatttcaatgaaaacaacctaaagattttaaataaaattattttttcttatttttgtggaaaaaacttctttttgccataacttttgttacatttggaattttgagcatccgAGAAAACTTGACCGGGCAAGCCCCGGTGAAATCGATTCccaattttctctagttttttttatatattaaacttttttttgacgtcgtatgcaaaagttatggccgttttacatttttcccttttttgaaaaAAGGTCAAAATTAATAtctcaaaatttgtataccaactagccactaaaacctaactacatctcaaaggattttattttttgaagattttagcatttttgtttattttctacaaaactaaaaaagacggtccagggagggtagagtttgaaaatttcagaatccccctttagccaagagtccaatcatacccgtcgactacatttgctagcaccgtccccgccagaatcacaactaaggttaaccaagccagagttaaccctttctaactttatttgctatgttgagctaaatgaccctgaaattgaaaagaactataatgaactctaaaaatattgaaacttggcatgatatcatcatttcatccacatagcttgtgctaaaaagttgagagggttacgacaaaatctggatgcacttcatgtacaaactggaccatctccttcgaagtatcacggtttcggacgaaaacccatctgctagaaagatattttatttttttacttatttcaacttcagacattttatgcatttcgtgcattcaatataaaccattcaaaaccacatcctaaatttcgaccctttataacttcatttgctatttttcatgcatttaatgattttttgacctaaatgaccttgaaattgaaaagcccgacaaatgaactctgaaaaggttgaaacttggcatcgtatcatcatttctcccacatagcatgtgctaaaaagttgagagggttacgtcaaaaactggatgcacttcgtgtacaaaatgaacaatctcttttgaagtattagggtttcgaacgaaaactcatctattgcaaagggatttcattttttttgaacttatttaaactccatactttttgtgtgtttaaaatacaccatttaaagccacatcataacttttcaatattttttgacttcatttggtatttttcatgcatttacttacttttttgagctaattgaccctgaaattgaaaagcactacaaatgaactctgaaaaggttgaaagttggcatggtatcatagtttcacccacatggcatgtgctaaaaagttgagagagttacgataaaaactggatcatccttcgaagtatcaaggtttcagacgaaaacccatctgctacaaaggcattttattaaaatgattttaattccagactttttatgcattcaatacgctacagaaagtactaactaaaaataataaaaaacaacaattaaatgactaaaacaactatataagcaaaccaatattgttttaattaaaatccaaatttaaattattctaaaaataaccaaataaatcttactgtgataacaatctaacagatgactaggagaaaaaagaattaaattaaaaactatttgtaaactcaagttattcacaatttgggtttgaagcaaatttaaacaaattcaaatttaaaaactaattgcacaaacagaaactagacaaaattttgaatctaatgccaaAAAAaatatatcctaaaagatataagcaatttaaaacagaaactacaaacagaaataaaatttaaaaacaggaaaaaataaaaatacaaaacctctttagtcccggttcatgtctcgaccctttagtcccggttcaagacacgaaccaggactaaagcctccaaaccctttagtcccggttcgagacacgaaccgggactaaaggtcccttttaaaccgggactaatgaccgaCCGACGCCCTTGCCGTTTGAACCGGaactaatgctaacattagtcccggttcgtaatggaaccgggactaatgtgtaaattgagCTGGGACGGAAGCCCCTTTTCCTACTAGTGAGTTTAAGTTACTCCTCATTATGAATAATGATGAGAATTTGACGGGTTGGTAATTGATTGCCGACCAAGAGAGGAGCTAGGCCAAGCGATACATGTAGTCTTTTTCTCTCTTTGAGCAGCGATACCTGAAGTCTAATAAACACGTTGCCACGAGATATACGTTGCTAGGGTTAGTTATGATTGCTGGAAGAGAGGAGCGGGTTTGTTAGAGTTGTTGGGGGAGACGAGGACGTGAgaatcatgcatgcatgcaacccACGCCAGGCGGATAGCGGGTGACCCTTCTACTTGTATTTTCTCGGCATGCATGTTTTTCATACGTGCCATGTTTTTTTTTAACACGATACAATCATAGAATACACGCACATTCATCCATCCATATTAATGCACACATATATCTTATGAGTACCTCTGAGATATTGAGCTGGCATAATATTTTAAAATTGACAAAGCCATAGTAATCATTTTTATAGTCGATGAAAATGTCTTCTACCACTGAACAAACATTGTCGGCAAGTCTAAAAtaaatcaaaaataaaaataaaagcacCAATGTCAAATCTACGACTTGAATCCTAATGGACTTGTTTCACCACAAGGAATTTAACCATTTAAGCTATGCTCAATTTTTCATACGTGTCATGTTCGTAAGTCAAATCAAAACTAATTAAAGACAATATGTGTGCATCGTACGTGCATATTGTCTTTATAAACTCTCCATGCACGCAATGATGCAAATGCTTAAGAGTAAGTGTTGAGACTTATGGATGTTTAGAATTTATACTTGGATAGACAAAATTGGATCTGCACTACACATTTGCCATATGGAATATATGTTTTCTGTCCACCTGAccgcatgcacacacacacaaatactgaCAAGTTGCATCATCTCTCCAGGCATTTGACGGGTACGAGAACACCTCTGAGAACTGGGTGCTGAGTGTCACCTCCCTCTCTGGCGTGCTCAATGGTTCCACGACAGCCTACCTCGGCGGAATACGGTGAGTCCCTTGAGCGTCAAGCTAGTTGGGAATGTATAGTGGTCACCCTGACTACACGCGACCATGCTGCAAAGCAGCAGGTGGTGACAACCAAACAACATCAGCtccaagaacaagaaagaaaTAACGTACAAAAGCCGAAAATACAACAGTGAACATGGGTCCACGTCCACCCATTATAAACACTAGCACTGCCTACATATATGCATACTCTTCTTCTCTACGATGTTCAACGACCCCAACAAGTACGGAAGAATTACAACGACATAATAGATAGAAACGCCTATATATATGCTTCTCTACTCAAAAGCCCACTGGTTCTCCTTGCGaatctcggcctcctcctccggtgTGAAGTCATTCTCGATGTTGAAGGTCTTGCGGATCTCCTCGGGAGTCTTGCCCTTGATCATGTCGGCGACAGTCTGGCAAGTGAGGTCCAGTAGTCCCTTGATGTCAAGATAATTTGCAGCCAGGATAAGGTCGTAGAGGGTGGCCTGGTCGACCTTGATGAACTCGGCGTCCCAGCTCTTCATGTCCACGGTGGGGGCTGGCGCCGCGGTTGGGGCAGAGGTGGAGGAGTTGGCGGCGGCGTCGGCGACGTCGGAGTTGGCCGGCTTTGGTCTGGCCTGCACGTGCTGATTGCAGTATTCGATGACCTTGGAGAGGATCTTCGAGTTGACGTTGGGGAGCGGGATGGCGTTGTCGGCGCACTCGTCCTCGATCATGTGGCGGAGGGTCTGCGACTCCATGGCGACTGTCTTGTCCACGTAGAACTCCTCGCCGTCCGAGCTCTTGAGCATGATCTTCTTCTCGCCCTCCGCGGCCGCCATTGATCCGAGGATTAGTTGGCGAAAGCGATACGATCGAAACCCTAGCGAAACCTAGCGAGTAAAGTTGCGGCGTAAGCGACGACCAATGATGGGAGCTTTTTTGCGTGTTGGGTTGAGGCTGGGAACCGGCCGGGGCTATTTATTGGGGCGGGGGGAGTAGAATCGGTTCGTATATTCATCAAGGAGTAGAACTCGGGTCCTATTCATCTTCATTGAGGATTAGACTCGGTCGTGTTTGAGTCCCGCGTCATGACGTTTCGTCTCGTCAACGTGTCTACTACTGCTGAATTTGGAGATTCTATATAGGCAACTCATAGCAAAAATGTCCGTGTGTTGCAACGGGGAAAAATAAAATATCATATAGCATAAtaatacaaaaaaacaaattagtGTTGCATATATAAAAATGGCATTGCAATAAAGATTTTAGACGAGTCAATTATTCGAATATCGGCCCATTACAGAGCAAATGATATCTTACGAGTAAAACCAACACATCACGTGCTTAAGACATCACTACATGTTATGTTTTTTAAGCTAGGTccaaaaaattgaaaatagtATGTCAACAAAAGATGATCAGAAAAGAACAACGTATTTTTTTAGTGACAAACATATACAACTAAGCGACATTATATAGGATTGGCTCATCAATCTTCTCTCACACATcccatgatgacttggagactaCACATGAGCTATCAGTAGTTTTCACTCTGTACACATTTACTggatagcatcttggtcagctcgaGATAATGAGAACAGAATGGTAAAACTTAAAAGGTGTAGGATTCAAAGAAAATATAGTGAGCTCTTGAAACATCGTCTATGCAATTTCGTAAACTCTTTCTCACCTAAACTTACCATGGCAATCGCTTCCTTTGATTGTATCATACATATGCCACCTACTGTCATCTTCACTCATGTTTGTAACAAAAGGTGTTTTAAACCCCCTACACTCATAATCATTAGTAGCGAACAACAAAACGACGTATAGTGTTCTCTAGCAGGCATCGTCATCAAAGTATTTGGTATGAGAGTGACAGTCACATCCAACTACAAAAAGGTCATCTCCCTCATACTTCAAACACAATACATAGTCATATATCGTGTGATAGCAACCATATCGTTTACACTGCCACATTGAAAGCCAATAGTTGAACTAGAGAAACATAATGTCCTGGGTATTGCCAAATCAATAATTAAAAACTAATCTGATGTTATACAAATATTTAAGAAAGTAATAATCATGTAACGAAGACATTGATGTTCTTGAAAACAAATTCACATAATGTATCTTGGAAAAGAGTTAAGCAACAATATctgtgaagtaaaagtgtaacaaAGATTTATCTTAATAACAAACTATGAAACATTCTGTTCTGAATTTGTACTCAGATGTCGACATATATTATCCTTGAAAAACAATCCACATAATGTAGCTTGGAAAAGAGTTAAGCAACAATAATATatgtgaagtaaaagtgtaacaaGGATTTACCTTAATAACAAACTATGAAACATTCTCATTCATCACACAACACTACGCACATCACCTCCCTTCCTGCTCAAACAAGCACCTCACAGAAAATTAGCATGTGTTATTCGCGAAGTACAACAAAACTGCTCTGTTCCAGCCAAGTGATTTTAGAAACTATCATAAATTGGTTCACAAAACAGATAAACAAAGGTTGCAATTGGTCCCTCCTGTCTTGAAGCTCCTGCAAGAACAAAACAAATATAAGTGCACTTTTGTACtaattcaaaacaaatcaaatCAAGGGAACTATAAATTTTTCTGACAAAGATCAAGGGAACTATCCTTACCATCCTTTGCCAAGTGCCAACAGCCAGCAACTTCCTCTGCCTGCGACCATTCACTTCCTCTACCTGTAAAGCGCCACACACATGAACATCAACACACATCCAACTGCACACATCACACACAACCGGCCGGCTGAAGCACATCACAGATCTCACATATGCCACACCTGACTGGATATGTATAGGCGCATCATGTGTCTAATGTGAGAGGACAACAAGGGATGTTGGAGAGAGAGGGAGTACGAGATTGATGTGATGAGTGAGGAGAGGGCGGCTGCTAGAGACCAGGAGCCGCGCCCATGGGAAGCGACccgatggccggcggcgaggtggcGTTTGTGAGGCTGCTACAGTTCACACGTCTCGGGGAAAATCACGCCGGCGGCTGCACGGTCCACGACATCATCCTCCACGATCCGCCCGAGGAAGCCCTGCTCCTGCCTTCGTCGTCGTCACCGGCGACCCCCGCCGTGCCGCCCGCCTCCAGATCCTCTACATTGGGATGGGCGAGGGGAGGGAGCAGCAACGTTGGCGGGGCTTGTGACGGGAAGGGTAGGGGTGGAGGTTGAGTGGCCTCCTCCGATGCGCGGCAAGGCGAGGCGGACGGGCGGGGTGGACTGACGCCGGTGTGAAGCGAGGCGACGTAATGGAGGCTTAGAGTACAGGGGGAGGCGGATGACTTTTTTCCCGCTCCATGTGGGCCTCCACAGAGAACGGACGCCGCGACGCGCCGACGTCCCCCGTCCTCCCCCGGTACCGGTGCCGTCGTCGCTCACGCCCGCTGCAGCCGACGCCCGCTGCGACGTGTCGTCCGCCGCGACTCCCCGACCATTTACACCGCTCAAAGCAGATCCCGCTCGAAGTCGAGCTGCCGGCGCGCtagagacccccccccccccggtcgacGGATCCGTGCGGCGAGGGAAGGAGAAGGGGAATggtgggaggaggagaaggggcggACGCTGCAGCGCAGCCGACAAGATGCACCGAAGTGACGCtgcacaattttttttaataaaaagatGAAACTTTTTTTTCACTTAGTGAAGGACTAAGGGTTGATTTTGATAAAACCTAGAGATGTTTTTTCAAAAACGCCGACGACGTACGACAGAAGCAGTAGCTGCTTTATTATTAGAAAAGATTAAAATCTAAAACTCAATTAGAAAATTGGAGAAGTAAAAAAAATTAGGTCAACAAACCTAGTGAACTGTTCTACACATACGTGAAGTTCCTCCAACATATTATTTTCTATACCATGGACTTCGTCTCTCTTTTTTTCCCTAGAAAACTCGAGCATGTTTGTTAAACAATGATTCTAATCTAAATCGTGCTTATGGGCGAGGTATCCTACAAATTGCGGTTTGGCTAGGGTCAGGTGCATATAAAAAGAGTTCGTATCATATCTTGAGTCTTTGTAAGGACGACATTCCTTCATGAGTTTAACAAATATGTATTGGTGCAGCAACATTCTTCACATACATCATTTCTTAGGGAATTCTTCACATGCGTCATAGTTTAAATGATATACTCTTAATAGCATCCACGCTTAACTGCGTAACGGGCATCTCGTGGCACCACACAACACCTTGTATACACTCAAATAGTGTCGTCTACAACGTGTGGCAGCCCAGAAGATGGCCGGTCCATCAGGTTCATCTGCCTCGCCCAGGTCTACCGAGTGGGTACCATCATCTACCACTGGCTCGACATACCCTGGCTCAGGCGCTACTACGACTTCGGCTTCGACCACTTCGGCATGTCTCGGCGCGCAGTCGGTGTGTCGGGCCTATCCAGCCTCCTCGCCGGCGCCTCGGGGCCGTTCGCCACAGGAGACTGGATCCTGCCGGACCTCACCATCCAGAGCGCCGCGAGGATGAACGCCGACGTGCGCACGTTCCCTCACACGTTCTACTTCAGCTACGCTACCCGGCGGACGACCAAGTTGTGCGGCGTCACCGTGCCATCCGGCGTGATGCGCATTCACCCTCTTGTGTTCATACATGTCATGCAGTTGTGTCGGTGGCGCCACTTCGCCGCCGCCGAGCCCCCTTGCAAAGGTTACAGGTCAGCCATCTTATTAGATGGTATATTTGGAGTTCGATTATGTTCAAAATTGGACCCATTTTTGTGAGGTTCTTGGCTGCTATTTCTCAGTCACAATTAGGTAAGCCTTACTTTGGACGTGATGGTAGGGATGAAGATTGGGAGGATAATGACGGAGCGTTGAACACCTTCTCGATGACACATCCTCGGATTCCAGTAGAACATCCGAGCCTCTTCCTAGAGGATGGCTCGGACTGCCATCAACTTCGACCGGGAATCTGGTATGGCATAATATCACGATCAAGCATGTGTGGTCTGATgtgatttttgtgtttctttccAATCGGGCTTGTTTGGGACTTCGGAATGAGAAAGTCCTATTTTTAGTGAAAACCTTGTTCTACTTTCTGCAAAAACTTTATGGCAATTTTCTTTCTCAGAAGAAGAGCAGTTACATTCTTGTgttttctatttatttattttgacatGACGTTCTTGTGTTTTGTATCTGGCAATGCAAACTCAGGTATTACAAGATCGTGGAGGCGGATCACATGACGTTTGTGATCAACCGGCCCAGAGGATGCGTGCAGTTCGATCTCATATACGACAACATCTTCCAAAACTGCAGAAAACATGTGTTCAGGACGGCTCCACCTATATTACCAAATCAAAACTCAACCTAGATTACCATCTTCATTTATGGTACTCCCCGAATACATGATGTAACACATACCCAAAAGGGAAACCAATCTTTCTCGCTTGACGCAAGACTTGGGGTTTATGCATTCTTTCTGTGATTAGACTCATGTGAAAACGTCATCAATGGTGGACGAAAAAACTTACCTTTCGCAACACAATTTCAAATAAAACATTTGTCGGTATCATGATGCGAATACAGTAGCCCTGTTTTGCAAGGGGTGTGACACTACGCATTTCATCAACTGAACCATTTAGTGTTGTGTGGTAGCAATCATAGTTAATAGATATTCATGGTGCGAGCCTCGCGGCACTACATAATCCCCAACAGGCTCCCTCCTCCCCCCCGGGCACCCTTTTAGTCGCCGGTGTTAAAAAAATCCTTCCAGTCGTGCCTCTGGACACCTTTTTTGTCGGTTGGGTCTATTTTTTGGGCCGGCGATCCCAGTTCGAACCCAGCGCGCTAGGGGGGCACTTGGGCGCTCCGGCGAAAGGAAAAGCAACGTGTGGGGCATCACTGTCAGGCGAGAAACGCCTTTCCTCCGCGAGATTCACCCTCGCGCGTCAGAGGGTGCCTCGCCGTCATGCCGATCCCAGCGGTACCCACCTGCGCACAACCGCTGCCCTATGCCATTTCCCCGCCAGTTTTGCGGCAGCCTCCATCCCGCTCTCCTAGGCGAGCTTTCCAGTCCGCGCAGACGGGGATATTGGCGGCTGCCCATCCACCACACTTGCCAGGTGTTCGTCGATTTGCCTGTTCGGCCATTGACTCAGACGGCGAGGACGCCTTCGCGACTCTGATGAAAGAGGAAGCCGAGGACGCCGTCGTCGACGAAGAGCACCTCATGATCCTTGTTGTGCTGGCCGGCCCGTTTGCGAACGATGCCAAGCCACGGAGAGGTGGCTCGGCGCCGGGCCGCCGCAAGAGCAAACAAAGACATCGAATGAAGGGCTATTGCATGCTCTACGCCGACTACTTCGTCGACGCTCCTCTACACAGCGAGAAAGTATTTCGGCGCCGTCATCGGATGGGCCGAAAGCTCTTCCTTAGGATTGCGAATGCCATCCGAGAGTTCGACAACTATTTCATTTGCAAGAAGGATTGCACCGGCACGATTGGATTCTCCTCACTCTAGAAGTGCACCACACCTATGAGGATGTTTACGTATACGGAGCTCCCGGTGATATACATGAAGACTATGGACGCATGACCGAGTCCATCGTCATTGAGTGTTTGTACAAAAGTTGCAGGGCAGTGATGACAGTGTTTGTGATCACCCAATGCCGAAAACACTGCTCGGATCCTAGCACAGAATGCAACAAGAGAATTTTCTGGGAGGCTTGGAAGCATCGACTACATGATTGGCCATGGAAAACTGCCCATTTCCTTGGCAGGAGATGTAGAAAGGCGCCAAAGGGGGTTTGGAGTGTGGTACTTGAGGCAGTGGTCACATAGGACCTATGAATTTGgcactccttctttggtatgccaggaactcacaatgacatcaacgtactgcagtgctcgaatgtctttgcaaagcttgttgaaggtcatgctcCTCCGGTGAACTTCAAGGTCAATGGGTGCCACTACAGCAAAGGATACTATCTAGCAGATGGTATCTATCCGAGATAGTCCAcatttgtgaagactatctcaaacCCTGTGGCAGGAGCCAACAAGTCACACTTTGCTAAGTGTCAGGAGGCTtgcaggaaggatgtcgagcgagCATTTGGTGTGCTCCAATCTCGATTTGCTGTTGTCCGGTACCCCGCTCTAACTTGGTCGAAATCTCATATGTGGGAGGTGATGAATTGTTGTGTTatcttgcacaacatgatcattgagagtGAGCAAGAAGAGTCAGTGTTTGACACTGAACCATATTTCAGACAGGGACATCttgcagttgttgatcatcaggtACGGGTAACATAGGCTGCCTTTCTCAATATATGCCAAAAGATCCGAGACCCACAGGTGCATCAAGAACTGCAAGACGATCTGGTGGAGCACCTATGAAGGCTCAAGGGCAACGTCTAGTTCGATTTGTTTTAATTCATGTTCGAATTATGAGCTTGCTTCGTTGAACTATTTGATTTTGTATTTATTTTCTGTGATGAACTTTGTCATATTATCTAGTTTTTGTTGAATTTGTGTCGGTAGTGAGTCGAATTTCAGCCGAACTTGGGGTGAATTTGCGCCAGAATTGGACCGAAAGCGGCAACTGTGGGCCTACCTTGGGGGGAGGGGGAGTGATGACggggtgatgtatatacttctcgtcccttgttggaccccaagtggaaggtggagatgtagtcagcaacaaatttcccttacacggagcatgtaaggtttatcgaaccaggaggactcctaggctcaacaagtaggtgtcttccaccctagcgctagcagaagacgtggatctgcacaacaaataaataactttgctcccaatgagtacatagaggttgtcaatctctccagccttgtagtttgcaaaggatcaaaacacaagcggggaggtaatagtgattgcaacggaaa
Coding sequences within:
- the LOC123440616 gene encoding lipase-like, with protein sequence MRKLVTASLLGALGLAELVVSVVVHLTYGFYLFTIAILRDLSRLAGVPKDAVGHVQPEAVLDGSVPPIVLVHGVLGFGKGRMSGMSYFAGAEKKDDLVLVPDLGSLTSMHDRARELFYYLKGGRVDYGEEHSRTYGHSRFGRAYDRGHYPMWDEEHPAHFVGHSAGAQVIRLLQQMLHDKAFDGYENTSENWVLSVTSLSGVLNGSTTAYLGGIRPEDGRSIRFICLAQVYRVGTIIYHWLDIPWLRRYYDFGFDHFGMSRRAVGVSGLSSLLAGASGPFATGDWILPDLTIQSAARMNADVRTFPHTFYFSYATRRTTKLCGVTVPSGVMRIHPLVFIHVMQLCRWRHFAAAEPPCKGYRDEDWEDNDGALNTFSMTHPRIPVEHPSLFLEDGSDCHQLRPGIWYYKIVEADHMTFVINRPRGCVQFDLIYDNIFQNCRKHVFRTAPPILPNQNST
- the LOC123440617 gene encoding SKP1-like protein 1, which translates into the protein MAAAEGEKKIMLKSSDGEEFYVDKTVAMESQTLRHMIEDECADNAIPLPNVNSKILSKVIEYCNQHVQARPKPANSDVADAAANSSTSAPTAAPAPTVDMKSWDAEFIKVDQATLYDLILAANYLDIKGLLDLTCQTVADMIKGKTPEEIRKTFNIENDFTPEEEAEIRKENQWAFE